The window GGTTTTTGATCCCTTTTGTGGTGTTGCATCTTCAGGTGTAGCCTCAATATTGCACAACAGGATATATTGGGGTTGCGATATTTATAAGGAGTATTTGGACATTGGTATAAATAGGATAAAAGACACCTTTGAAGGTACCGTAAGATATCGTCCATACGACAAGCCTTTATATGATCCAAGCCAAAGCGCCCTATCAAAAATTCCAGACGAATGGAAATAGCTATATTATAGGAGGAAGTGTATGCGTATAAAAATTCATAGCCATAGAAGTGGAAAAAGTGTTGTTCCCAAGGAGATATTGGGACAAATTCAAAATATATTAATTGAAATTGATATAAAAACAACACGTTATGCAGCTCCCGAAATTAAGAAGGCAGTCTTTAGGGGGTTAAAACATAATGGCTGGCCTAAAGATATTCTGTTGGATGATCAGTCCAAAATTACCATTACATCAAAATTGAATGAAGTTGGATTATGCGTTCAGTTAGGTAATGTTAGTCGTGTATATTATGACCTTTTAAAGCTACAAGCATTGTTTACCAAGGGATTTATATCTTCAGGAATTA is drawn from Desulforamulus ruminis DSM 2154 and contains these coding sequences:
- a CDS encoding BglII/BstYI family type II restriction endonuclease, whose protein sequence is MRIKIHSHRSGKSVVPKEILGQIQNILIEIDIKTTRYAAPEIKKAVFRGLKHNGWPKDILLDDQSKITITSKLNEVGLCVQLGNVSRVYYDLLKLQALFTKGFISSGIIVVPILQAAKALGSNLASYERLVKELNIFNQVITMPLVVIGFSENNKEFWEGM